AGTGCTACATATATTAGGGAATGTGTGAGACagaattaacaataaactgattcaCACTCATTAGTACAATATGCCACCACAACTAATTGCTCAGTCGTCGTACATGTAAAGGCCAGACAGGTTCAGTCAACAACCTGCAAATTTAGTCAATGGTTATAAATATGCGATACAAAGCCTAGTAACCTACTTTACCAACTATCACTATGTCTCCTATTCCTCAGTCTTGTAATAATTCTTGTAATTCATGCCCCTGATATCTACACCCTTCGTTCATAGACAAGATAATGTTGTGTATTACACTGGTCTTATTGTTAGGTGATGTCTGACGAGGCGCGACACAGACGAGCGGTGGCTCAGGGCTTGGCGCCTTCTGCCATGTCGCAAGGCTTGTTTTTCTCAAGCACGTAACCTGGAATTATCACCGTCGACTCAACGAAGCGATCGTGCATCGAGTGACGTCGCTTAATGGGGCGTCGACGCTATATCTGGTTCATGGAATGGAGATGCGggttttgtgtatgtgtgtgtgtgtgtgatgttgtggTAGCTGCGAGCGTTTGATCGCCGCGTTAGTTTGATTGCGGGGGAtgttttttgtaaatattttgcGTGAAAAATGTTTGTAAATTACATTTAACTCTCTGAAGGGCAGGGCCTTGGGGTTATGCACAAGTGAATTCGCAGTTTTGCAAATATTGCTTTCTAGTGgagaagaaataaatatataaagtaattaTCAGAAGCAAGTGCAGAACCCCCACGACTGCGTAGGACTTGgcagggatatggggacaaggaactgggatatggggacaaggaactggaatatggggacaaggaactgggatatggggacaaggaactgggatatggggacaaggaactgggatatggggacaaggaactgggatatagggataaggaactgggatatggggacaaggaactgggatatggggacaaggaactgggatatggggacaaggaactgggatatggggacaaggaactgggatatggggacaaggaactgggatataggGATAAGGAACTGGAATATggagacaaggaactgggatatgggaACAAGGAACTGAGAGATAGGACGGAGGGCAGAAACGAtacccaatcacttggaccatTGGTGATCGAACTGCAAAATGCACAAGTCGAAGCCCCTACAATACCGACCAATCTAAGTATACCAACAACTCCAAAAATACCCGTAAACGTTTGAAGGCAAATCCCACAATGTAACCCCCACAGTACGCGCGTTCGAGCCCACCACCCTACTCCAAGGATTATATCACTAATATATCACGCTATGATGATATATAGTAACCTAATActataataatacaaatattacaattCAATATTACACAATATTTAATCAACAAAGCGCCTTAATTGGGCACCCAGCTGTGGCTACTGATTATCTAACCACAGCAAGAGTTCCACTTAACCGCCTGTCATTATAAATATATCTTAAGCGCATTGTATTATGTAAAGGAAGATACAATTAGTCATTTATATACACTCCTGCTGTGTATACTGCAGCAGTCTGTAGCTCTTAGAGTATACCCGAGTATACCCGAGTATACTTCGAGAAATACACTGACAGTATTACGAGTGTAAAATACAGGATGAACTACGCTAGGTTCAGCACACTTAGTTATATTAGTGTTAAACTCAGGATGGGAAACATAGAGCTGCTCTACGAACTACACTGAGCTCTGTAGGATCGCTACACTGAGCCACTGTAGACTATAGCTACAATGAGCCACTGTAGGCTTTAGCTACAATGAGCCACTGCAGGCTATAGTTACACTGAACCACTGTAAGCTATAGTTACACTGAATCACTGTAGGTTATAGCTACACTGAGCCACTGTAGGCTATAGTTACACTGAACCACTGTAAGCTATAGCTACACTGAGCCACTGTAGGCTATAGTTACACTGAACCACTGTAAGCTATAGTTACACTGAATCACTGTAGGTTATAGCTACACTGAGCCACTGTAAGCTATAGTTACATTGAATCACTGTAGGTTATAGCTACACTGAGCCACTGTAAGCTATAGTTACAAAGAATCACTGTAAGCAATAGCTACACTGAATCACTGTAAGCTATAGCTACACTGAACTAGCTACATTCATATCCAGATTCTTGACACCATTTTAGTCTCGTTTTCACTATGTGTTTACAAGTGTCTCAACAATCCCCATTTCCTCAACAATCACCTACAACAATACACAATTGCCGTTCTCAGCAACccgaccaatcagagccccccAAATCGTTTTCGTCAGATTAATTAGTTCATTCACAAATAGGCTGGActtatttagtttttttttatacaaTAGGGTGAAATGGGTTAAGTAAATACAAACTTTGGTAATTGGTTAACTGGTAACAGCCCGCCTTCTGAATTCATAGGTCGTGTTTTGTACGTAATGGAAACCAACAGTATAAATGCGACCTATTTTTTCAGGACATGAAAATGCGAAATAAATGCGaccggacattttcaagaggaaactagatttattcctccaaggagtgccggaccaaccgggctgtggtgggtatgtgggcctgcgggccgctccaagcaacagcctggtggaccaaactctcacaagtcgagcctggcctcgggccgggcttggggagtagacgaactcccagaaccccatcaaccaggtatcaaccaggtattataaTAAATAACGGCTCGCAAATATCAACGTTTCCAATTCATCAGACTCGATAGGTTGggtaggttgcttgggttcgcaCGTTTCTGGTTATGTTAAAAGATTGGGCAGAGTAACTAACACAACCTGTATACATGAACCTATCATCTAATTACAGCTTCATAGGCCGAATTGTTTTACCTTGCGTTGTCTGGATTTTATGTAACTACTGACCTTTCGCCAGGAaactaagggctcaccatagcccgtgctgcttggagctttttgttccaagtagcgaatcttgaacaacaacgCATATTtgttcaaactctcacaagtcaagcctggcctcgggccgggcttggggagtagaagaactcccagaaccccatcaaccaggtatcaacccggTATCAACCACAAGGTAATCAGAACAGCAAAGGAGTCAACTCAGTTAAGATAATATTATTCAACTCTCGACAAAACCCAATTGTCATTTGACGCTTGTTAAATGGCAATAACTATGTACCATCCTGAGGTCAGCAGCTGGCATGTGTTGACCGAGGTCAGCAACGAGGTGGTGTTCCGATCTAATTGGCAATCTAGAAATAATTGCGGCAACTGGGGTTCTTAAAACTGGCTTCAGCTGTCGATTTGGAAAAGTTGGCGTCAGTCCATTCTACAACTTCCTTTCGAGGGTCAAGGTATTCCTCTGATCTTTTTCTGATTCCTGCGTGTCTTGACCAAGATGCCCCGGGGCctcattccttccctctctccttccttcctcctctctctctctctctctcgaagagTTACTCTTCTCTGTCTCATAAACCCAAGTATCTGGAGCATTTCAAGAGCTTCTCTCTAGAAGACATACTTAACGTAAATATGCGCTTTCTCCAAACTTAGGATCAACCACGTTGAAGCTGGGCTCGTTAGCACTCTTCGTCTTGGCTGGAATGTATACAGCAGACCAAAGCTTTATTAAATGTATATTGTCTGCAATACACGACGAGATAACAAAGACGTGATATGCATGATTAAAGCTTGAGAGCAGGAAGGCCGGGTTCAGCCTGCAGTAAGCTGTGGACCTCAACAATGTCACTAGtgatctgcaggcgatgagtcacaataacgtggctgaagtatgttgaccagaccacacactagaaggtgaagggacgacgacgtttcggtccgtcctggaccattctcaagccgattgtgaatggacttctagtgtgtggtctggtcaacaatgtcACTAGTGATCTGTATTCACTCTCGGCTCTGATTACTGGGCGATAAGTTTTAACTTGTCTCAGGGGAAAGAGATGCCCTGTTGAATACAATCCTAGAAATTAGCACTCTCACATTATTCGCTATCTCACATTACTCATCTCTCACATTACTCGCTATCTCCCATTACTCATCTCTCACATTACTCGCTATCTCACATCATGAGAGTCAAATAGCTTGACCATTAAGTTACGTAAACAAACCCTGATTATTTTACAGTGTGTAGGAATAATTCAGAGATTACTTGCCACACTATTAATCCGCACACACTAAATTTCATAGATGCAACTAATCCGTTAATCACGCAGTTAATCCGGACACAACATCACTAATCCAGACACCAAATAATATCATGAACGTTGCACAAGCAGATCAAGATACAGGAGAGTATGCAGTTAAGACGAACGGCAACACACCTGACCAGGTtctgccgaagattgattgaagaagattaagccacccaagaggtggcacgggcatgaataacccataagtggtggcccttttgagccattaccagtatcaatagatgatactggagatctgtggaggtgcggttGCACcttcgtgacgggagatgtctcccgaggtTCTGCCTTGCAAGATTGATTGAtgtagattaagccacccaagaggtggcacgggcatgaatagcccgtaatgcctTGTAAGATTGTGTGAACGTTTATATAGACGCATTTAACTTACAATAGCGGCCTTATACACCAAGAATATCCCGCGGTGGAACCGCTGTATCGTCAATCTTGTGCGATGTGGTTTTGTGTGCATTGTGTATGGACAGGAATTGATTTAACAAGATGTGTTTTCCCCCCGTCATGTGAGCATCACATAATGATATATAAACAGTAGTGTTTATATCTGAtagcttacgggctattcatgcccgtgccacctcttgggtggcttaatctttatcaatcatcaatctatcTGATAGCACAGTTGGGTGTAGGCGAGATCAGATCAAGATTATTAACAGCTTACATCAAGAGCAAATGACTAACTCTTTACAAACGTATTATAAAGAGCGAAGTATCGACCGCAAGGATCAAATGATTTCAGTAAGCTGTCCCAGTGGACATAGGATCTAAGAGTATTGTTAATTCAGCTTTAGAAATTTGAATTCAACGTTGAATTCACATTACTTTGGGATATTGTGCTCACTGGGGTATGTCGTGGAGAGGACGCAAGTGAAGCAATGTTTACTGATGCAGCAAGAGACTAGAGTCACGACTGGACTGCGTCTCTGGTCTCGCCCGGTAATCTGTTCCATAAATCTACAGccctatttccaaaccagtatttaccacaggtattttctgattttaaaattttgtaactAATTGTTGTATCCATTAGCtcatgttctattttgtgttaatATATTTAGTACCATATTAATAAATTTATTGTTATATTCTTTCATATATTGGTATACTTTAATATGTTTGTGTATTTGAGTTTGCATCCGGGGGTATGGCAATGGTCTGCCCTGCCTTACCCTGCAACCATGCATGACTTGGGTTCATAATTGGTGGGTACAGCTGGTGCTTACTTTGCCACACCCTGCCCTGGACTGTGCCACACCCTGCCCTGGACTGTGCCACACCCTGCCCTGGACTGTGCCACACCCTGCCCTGGACTGTGCCACACCCTGCCCTGGACTGTGCCACACCCTGCCCTGGACTGTGCCACACCCTGCCCTGGACTGTGCCACACCCTGCCCTGGACTGTGCCACACCCTGCCCTGGACTGTGCCACACCCTGCCCTGGACTGTGCCACACCCTGCCCTGGACTGTGCCACACCCTGCCCTGGACTGTGCCACACCCTGCCCTGGACTGTGCCACACCCTGCCCTAGACTGTGCCATACACAGCACCAAGCTGTGCCACACACAGCACCAAGCTGTGCCACACATAGTACAACATAGTGCCACACCCAACACTATGCTGTGCCAGACTGCATCACACCCAGTACCAAGCAACACAATGTCAGCTGCCGTTCTTACACATGGTCGAGAGGAAACTGAAATTGTGTTGCTGTTACTGCCTTTATGTTGAGGCTTTGGTTAGTGTTGCTGCctttgtcaaatatattgtgacgtAATACAAATTATTCTAGGACTCTGACATGATTTGGTTTCTGTAATAGTTAGATTTTCGTGGAGGAGGAACAGGCAGCGTCTTTATACGGCTGGAGAGAGGATTATCTGTGCCTTCAAGATCTGAGATAAGCCATCTAAGAGGATGTTCTTAATAGCAAAGAATTAACTTGACAATTATTCGGCAGCTTCCGAACGCTTCAGGCGACTAGATGCTCTGCCTGTTTGGTCGCCCGATATTTGAGAGGCGACTAAGACATCGAGTCAAAATCAGCGAAGACGGTTAAGTGTCGTATACTTGGTAAGGTCGGCAGTATTTGGACTGTTTGAGGCGTTTTCCTGACAGGAAAGCTGTCTTGTAACTGTCTTTCTGGCACTCAGTTTATCTGACCAGATGGTCTGCTTGACTGGCTGACGGTTTGGTTGACTTGCTGGCTAATTGGTTGGTTGGTCAGGGTCGGTTGTTAGCTGTCGGGTTAGCTGACTGGCTATCAGGCATCCTGAGGGCTATCTGCTGGTTAACTGACTGCGTGGATGGCGGCCTAGCCAGCTGACTTCTTTACTGACTAGGCCTCTAGGTGATGATATCTAcaggtagtgatgaagacaggtGCAGCTAGTACAGGTGGTAGTGATGGCTACAGGTTGTTTTGAAGGCtataggtggtggtgatggtggtttcaGGTGATGGCTAAAGATGATATGGTTGACTCGAGGTCACACCGTTACTCAACACATAATAACATACGCGCGTTATTTGTGACTTACAGAAACACAAAAACGACAAGTCGCTGTGGTTGGTGCAAATGCATAAGAAAGTGATGGGATTTGTTTTGGTTTACGAGAGCGGATAATGAGGAGTACGAGCCAGACAAAGTCGGTCAACATTGAAGGTTACTTCGACCTCAACTGTTTAAAGTGGTTGTTGATTCTTTTGTACTCCTTGATGCTGCACAACTAGATACAAACAGGACCATTCAGAGAACTATAATTGAGGTTGTGGCTCCATTACTGCTCCATGCACTTCGCCCCATTTCGTAATAGGCGAAAAGAATCTCGCTTCACGATTGGAATTTAAGATACGTTTCAAATCGCTGGAAGAACAATTCTCCTTCAGCCTGCCCAGGTGAAGAAACACATTAGAAAGTTAAATATAACAATTACAAGAACTCCTTAAGCGAAATGGAAGAACAGGTTTGTCCAGTTattattgagagtaagagtggctTGTCTGACCTTGAGGCAGCGTCAGGgtcgggtgggagagagagaggtcagctgtccggtatatatatatatatatatatatatatatatatatatatatatatatatatatatatatatataagtagatcACTGTGAACAACTTGCCACACTTGCCTCCTGATAATTCAACATGTACACTGTAATTTCAGTTCTTGGCTCGCTTCTTTTTGGTCACCTGAGGCTCATGTATATATGTACTTCTTGCAATTTAATAAAAATATCGTTCTTGGTATTTGTAGTGCAGGAAACTGTTGGGTCTTAATAAGTCATTGATAATCAGTGTTTGAGGTGGATTGGGCACCACATTACTTAAAATATTTCCTTCTCATTCGAGGAGCAAATCAATATTCTGTTAGGTCACGACTGGTCGAGCCACCAACATGAGCAATACCGAAAGTGGTCGTGTTATTCTTGCAGAAGTTGGTGTTGTGTGTCGTAGTGGCGGTGGCGGCCGCGGCGCCCCAGGGGTACGGGCCACCTCCACCATCCTACGGCGCCCCCTCAGGTCCTGTTGTGCCCATCCTGAGGGACGATCGTCAGGGACCTGACCAGGCCGGCAATTACAACTTTAACTTCGAGACTGGTGACGGCATCAGTCGTCAGGAGCAGGGCGCCCCTCAGGGCCCAGCCGGCGCCGTGGCAGCTCAGGGAGGATGGTCGTGAGTATTCTTGTGGTACTGGTCGTAGAGTCCACTGAGACTATAAACTAATAAGCAATATCGTCAGTAAACAATGAATAGTCATAAGTCTACCACTTGGCCCATCAATCCATCCTCGTCATTGCAGGTTCACCTTCCCTGACGGCACCCCGGGAGTCTTCAAGTTCGTAGCTGACGGTGCAGGCTACCGCGTGGAGTCTCCCCTGCTGCCCACGCCCCCGCCTCTCCCAGCCCACGCCATCGCCCAGATCGAGAAGGCTCGTCAGGAGGACGCCGCCGGTAACCGGTACGCTGCGCCCTCAGCCCCGGCACCCCAGTACTCAGcgctccgccccgccgcccccaGCACCAGCTACGGCCGGCGATAGTTGATGCCAACAATTTTTCGACATTCTTTAACACATCAATTACCACTTCACCTGAACTTTCAGGTCCTCGTACTTACCTTCCCACTAACTTATTGCTTAATCTTAAGCTATACTAAGTACTCATGTATGTACATGTTGTAAATATAAACTAGAAGGTAAAGTGCATAATGTTTAACTCTACAAAAATCTATACAGTTATTAAGCTTGACTCAGCTTCTGCAACTCCACTTTTCTCAGTGTGTTTTATATAGAAATTATTAAATAGAAAATCAACACTCAGCATGTCCCCAGGACCAGACATTGCATTTGTCAGGGTCCTTGAAAAATGGAAAGATAGACTTACAAGGCACAAAAACTTACAATATTATTTCTTCttccatatttaataaattattagaaCGAAACAGAGTACCAGAACCATGGAaagagggggttatcttgagatgatttcgaggcttttagtgtccccgcggcccggtcttcgaccaggcctccacccccaggaagcagcccgtgacagctgactaacacccaggtacctattttactgctaggtaacaggggcatagggtgaaagaaactctgcccagtgtttctctccggcgcctggcatcgaacccaggaccacaggatcacaagtcccgcgtgctgtccgctcggccgaccggctcccgtttgGAAGGTTGCAAACGTGGTACCGATTTTTTTTAAGGGAACAGAGCACTTGCGTCGAACTTTcggctaatttattatttaccgtAGAAAAAACTACTTGAATCAGTAATTGTAAAGCCACACATTTGTGTTTTGAAAAACTGATTAACGCTAATGATCGTCACGCGGCATAAGCCCAGCAATTAGAAACCTACGTTATCAGATTAAAAATGTTTAATTTATATTCCCTAGAAAGATGAACATTAatgggtgatatgatagaggtatACAAATGGATGATAGATTATAACAAATGAGATATTTATAATGTGCTAAAcatgtaaacaaacacacacgcaaAACGGACACATATTGGATGGGTTTCATTTCGGAAAAAACACCTGTTTGGACTTACGATTCTTGACTTACGAAACAAATACTAAATGCTGGTAACATAACAAATGGGATCACTTGAGTGTTTAAAGTGTAAGTTAGACATAAATACGAATATGTATTATTAGGTAcaagtaggagctgcctcctatCAGCCAATAGAAGCAACCTCACTTCAGCCAATAAGTCCTTTAAAATTTCATTTATTCTTATGTTTCAGTGTATAAATATTCAAAATAGGCAAATGGAAAGAAGAGTTCATATCAAATATCAACAAAAAACGTATAATGTTACTTTTCATTTTTAACTTGCATGTTTTAGGTTTCTTTTATGCTATGCGTCTCGGTTTTGCCCTCCATGCTATAGAATGAACTTAAATCCACTAGAAAATGTACAGTGGAGGAAGCCAAAGTTAATCCCAGGAATTGTAAACCTTCCTAATGAAgagcgattgtttcaagcgtaggctggacatgtatatgagtgggattggggggttataaataggagctgcctcgtatgggccaataggccttctgcagttacctttgttctaatGTTCTTAAATGCTGTAATTCCCCTTTGTCCGAGAAAAAGTAGTTTTGTCACCCTTATGACCACATACATCTCTCTAAAATAATTATATTGTCAACGCTTTTTTTTTATATGAAAAAATATCCAATGAAAACAGGGAATTGAAACATACCTTCTAATAAGTAATTTCTGTCCATCGCAGAGTTGAAGACTCTTACCTGTAAAGGTATGACATTCAATTATTTAGCATTAtcgaaattctctcataaatttcaatCCTCATACACCACAAATATAAGAAAATCATCACACAGACTAACACATTTTAATTCAAACATATCAGCAACGTAGATGAAGATGACACTTGAGGATCGAGGTGTTGCTTACCTTGACGGGTGAGGACGCTGAGGTACCCCCGTCCAGTCAGCTCCAAACACCGCCTGAGACGTCTACAACTAGgtgtcgacacacacacacacatcttgcaAGTCATAACACACTCAACACGAGACTAAAAACACTAGACGGCGAACTGGAGCTGCCAACAAGAAGGTAATTTTTAGTCATATTAAGCAGCAGTCTTGGAATGGTATTTCCTGCGATACATTACACTCTCACGGGACCACACTTAATCACGTACAGTGGTAGCAAAGTGTCTTGCCCTTGTCTTTATTTGATCTACTGCTATCCACAGTACTCTTTTTGGGATCTTGCTTGACAAGGAACGAGCAATTCAAGTTCCCGCTCCCGCTCTGACACATATTTTCTCTAAACAAAGTGACGATCACACCCACTCGACTGTTTCTCATTGTTCTAACATCTGCATCCCCCTTATAACTCACTATGACCGAACGTGATTATATGTTTTTCAGATCTGGCAATGTTGGTGAAGGTTTTAAGTGACCTGTCAGACGTTTCAGTCACTCGCGTCACAACACAACAATTACTAACTCCATAATGTTCCACAACCCGTCCTCGGGTAATGGTCATTCATGCGGCGGTCCACCTCAAAGACgccttcatcaattttaacatgttgttcattcaaaatagaaattttctcatatataaatgaatattattagTTATTAgaatattgtacatatttagtcGTGGGTTAGGTTCGAtgttcaggttctgttggcgattatttgtatatgttgtacgtgggtgaagcatttacagcggtgTGGTTCGAGCAGAGGTCTCCAGCGAGGCACTGCTCGAGAGACTCTCGACCATCATTAGTTATGAGTCGTATGTATACTGTTTTCATTCATACACAGGGGGATTTGGCGGCGAGATTAACGAGCGTTTGGTCTTTATTGATGAGGACGCGATCTTGAATTGGTCGTACGTGGGGGTTAAGCATTTGCAGCGTTGCGTATCGAACAGAGATCCTCAATGAAGCACTGTTCAAGAAACTTTCGAACGTCGTCAGCTGTGAGTCGTGTACAAACCGTTTTTTATCCCTAGGCAggcgtttggcggctggatttaaCGATAAGTTTGctcgttgatgaggacaggctgtatgTCTTACAACTGATGACTTTCGAATATTTCTCGAACACCGACTCGTTGCTTGAACACCGTTACTGATTGTAGCTTTCGTCCTGatactgattatatatatatatatatatatatatatatatatatatatatatatatatatatatatatatatatatatatatatatatatatatatatatgtaaagagagagagagaaagaaagagagagactggAGATGGGTTTAATGTCCGCCTGAGGCACATGTCATTGACCTTGACAGTTGTGTCTGGATGGAGTGAGATGCCGGAGACTTATATTACATCTCCATTAAGAAATGAATTATCTCTAATATAAAAAAAACACTTCTCTtccctaccctctctctctctctctctctctctctctctctctctctctctctctctctctctctctctctctctctctctctctctctctctctctcacttaaaTTCCGCACACAAATTTTTTTATAAGCATTATAAATGATACGATTTATggaaaaacaacctttatttcctTAAAGTTTTTGACATATATACAAATTTCAGCAAACTTTTATAGGTGAGGGTGAAGACGAGGGTGAAGATGGTGAGGGAGCCGGTAGAACAAGCAGTTCTCTTTGACCCGATAAAATGATCAACTTGTAGTCGCCATCTGAATATTGATTACAAGACTTTATCGTTCAGGGCTGTTTGTAGCTGGTGCTGGGGGCGGCGGGGCGGGGCGCTGAGTACTGGGGTGCCGGGGCTGAGGGCGCAGCGTACCGGTTACCGGCGGCGTCCTCCTGACGAGCCTTCTCGATCTGGGCGATGGCGTGGGCGGGGAGAGGAGGGGGCGTGGGCAGCAGGGGGGACTCCACGCGGTAGCCTGCACCGTCAGCTACGAACTTAAAGACCCCCGGGGTGCCCTCAGGGAATTTGAACCTGTACACAAGAAGTATATTACAAACTTATACAGATTATGTTTATGGATGCTATACTCATGTTCTTCATAGGGCAAAGGCATGTTTTTTTATCgggtgtttgctagattcacaagTTGTTACATATATTGCTGATTTATGTATAATTTAGCAAGGAAACTGTTTATTTTAGTCTCGATGGATCATCTACGACCAGTACTATAAGAATACTCACGACCATCCTCCCTGAGGTGCCACGGCGCCAGCTGGGCCCTGAGGGGCGCCCTGCTCCTGACGACTGATGCCGTCACCAGTCTCGAAGTTGAAGTTGTAGTTGCCGTACGCATCAGGTCCCTGACGCTCGTCCTTCACGATGGACACGACAGGACCTGATGGGGCGCCGTAGGATGGTGGAGGTGGCCCGTACCCCTGGGGCGCCGCGGCCGCCATCGCCACTACGACACACAACACCAACTTCTGTACAGGTAAGCAAGTAACATCCATTAACTATTAAACAACACAAGTCAATCTGAAATGCTAATTTTAATGTAATTTCAatgcagtactgtatatacataaatCTGACAGTAATGGGGGAAGATGTACAGATATATCAACACGAGTGGTTCGTTCCAACTGTGATCTAGTGAGAGAGGACCAGTCACACAGTCACTGCCGCTGGAGGAGTCATTACCGAGAACATGTTGACTGTAAGAGTTGACTGTGTGCTGGACCTGGCGagccttcttatatatatatatatgtctcactTCCCCACGCTCCGCCCACTCGACCAttcttcatactcactctcattcACACTCATCCTCATTTGCACCtagactctcactctctctcacttacGCCTACTCTCACCCACCAATTCTCTATTAGTCATTCTTGCACCaattctcactcacactcactgggtCATTCTCTCTATAAATCACACTCACTCGTATCGGATCCCTTACATACTCACTCCCACCTACTCTCACACTCATTCTCTCTCAGCAGGCTTAATTGATCCTACTGAATTATACTTAATTCATTTTAATGTCACCTATGGTGTTTACTGGGAACTTAAGTCTCTCTGATAAGAATGCAACTCCCACACCACACTGATAAAAGTATACATTTATCGCTTGGGATCCTGGGCCTGATCCAAAGGGAGAGAAGGAAATAAAAGGTTCAGCAACTGTCAGGAA
This sequence is a window from Procambarus clarkii isolate CNS0578487 chromosome 80, FALCON_Pclarkii_2.0, whole genome shotgun sequence. Protein-coding genes within it:
- the LOC138349471 gene encoding cuticle protein AM1199-like, whose product is MYTKLVLCVVVAVAAAAPQGYGPPPPSYGAPSGPVVPILRDDRQGPDQAGNYNFNFETGDGISRQEQGAPQGPAGAVAAQGGWSFTFPDGTPGVFKFVADGAGYRVESPLLPTPPPLPAHAIAQIEKARQEDAAGNRYAAPSAPAPQYSALRPAAPSTSYGRR
- the LOC123746170 gene encoding cuticle protein AM1199-like, whose translation is MFSKLVLCVVVAMAAAAPQGYGPPPPSYGAPSGPVVSIVKDERQGPDAYGNYNFNFETGDGISRQEQGAPQGPAGAVAPQGGWSFKFPEGTPGVFKFVADGAGYRVESPLLPTPPPLPAHAIAQIEKARQEDAAGNRYAAPSAPAPQYSAPRPAAPSTSYKQP